A stretch of Equus przewalskii isolate Varuska chromosome 11, EquPr2, whole genome shotgun sequence DNA encodes these proteins:
- the LOC103551287 gene encoding mas-related G-protein coupled receptor member D-like: MWAGQGWQTSCSTASAAGAAARVQPARRRSPPTRPSRCSPPWSRAPAWRAWQATAWWSGCWASECRGAAPGDYILHLALADLLFLLCSATLTVLDARSQVNHLGHQAVKSVKYLAYTSGLSLLTAASAQLCLSILFPTWYHSHRRTRLSGLECARLWLLSLMVTMLASFFHKEPGNPHLRQGSMVHTIFHILTLVGFTPIMVLSGVVLFIQLQKSSRPWQWQPTRLYVALLASVFVFLICALTVGVSRFILHPLHPPQQTKTLFSSFECLLSSLRSDAKPIIYFLAGSRGSQSLRELLSAVLSRALQEEPEPEGKEMPSSGANQGKVPARKA, encoded by the exons ATGTGGGCAGGCCAG GGATGGCAGACGTCCTGCTCAACGGCATCAGCTGCAGGAGCAGCGGCCCGGGTGCAGCCGGCCCGGCGGAGGAGCCCACCCACACGGCCCAGCAGGTGCTCACCGCCCTGGTCACGTGCACCTGCGTGGCGGGCATGGCAGGCAACGGCGTGGTGGTCTGGCTGCTGGGCTTCCGAGTGCAGAGGGGCCGCCCCGGGCGACTACATCCTCCACCTGGCGCTGGCTGACCTCCTGTTCCTTCTTTGCTCAGCCACACTGACTGTTCTGGATGCCAGGTCCCAAGTGAACCACCTGGGCCACCAGGCGGTGAAAAGCGTCAAGTACCTGGCCTACACCTCGGGCCTGAGCCTGCTGACGGCTGCCagtgcccagctctgcctctctatCCTCTTCCCCACCTGGTACCACAGCCACCGGCGCACACGCCTGTCGGGCCTGGAGTGCGCCAGGCTCTGGCTGCTGTCCCTCATGGTGACCATGCTGGCCTCGTTCTTTCACAAGGAGCCAGGGAACCCCCACCTGCGCCAGGGCTCCATGGTGCACACCATCTTCCACATCCTCACACTGGTCGGCTTCACGCCCATCATGGTCCTGTCCGGCGTGGTCCTCTTCATCCAGCTTCAGAAAAGCTCCCGGCCGTGGCAGTGGCAGCCCACACGGCTGTACGTGGCCCTCCTGGCCTCGGTCTTCGTGTTCCTCATCTGCGCACTGACTGTCGGCGTCTCCAGGTTCATCCTCCACCCGCTGCACCCGCCCCAGCAGACCAAGACTCTCTTCAGCAGCTTCGAATGCCTCCTCTCGTCCCTGAGGAGTGACGCCAAACCCATCATCTACTTCCTGGCAGGCAGTCGGGGCAGCCAGAGCCTGCGGGAGCTGCTGAGCGCCGTGCTCAGCAGGGCGCTGCAAGAGGAGCCCGAGCCGGAGGGAAAGGAGATGCCCTCCAGCGGCGCCAACCAG GGCAAAGTTCCCGCGAGGAAAGCCTGA